In Myxococcus stipitatus, the following are encoded in one genomic region:
- the hemE gene encoding uroporphyrinogen decarboxylase — protein MNDRLLRAARRQPTDTTPVWLMRQAGRYLPEYRAIRGNIAFLDLCKHPDLAAEVTVQPVTRLGVDAAIIFSDILIPVEAMGITLELGDKGPHFPEPVRSAADIDKLGIPDPVEGTGFVAEAIRRTRKALNDSVPVIGFAGAPFTLAAYMVEGGGSKSYILIKRLMFEQPALAHRLFSKLTDTLIPYLKMQVAAGASIVQIFDSWGGELSPWDYERFCIPYLTRMVSELKATGVPVIVFGVGMSTHLPLLKRTGADVVGLDWTLPMDEGRRVLGPDVAVQGNLDPLHLFLPREELDGRIKDILLRAGPVGHIFNLGHGILPPTDPEAAKFAVEAVHRHGAALRQGTLTP, from the coding sequence GTGAACGACCGACTCCTCCGCGCCGCACGCCGCCAGCCCACGGACACCACGCCGGTGTGGCTGATGCGCCAGGCTGGCCGCTACCTGCCCGAGTACCGGGCCATTCGCGGCAACATCGCGTTCCTGGACCTGTGCAAGCACCCGGACCTGGCGGCCGAGGTGACGGTGCAGCCAGTCACTCGGCTGGGCGTGGACGCGGCCATCATCTTCTCCGACATCCTCATCCCCGTGGAGGCGATGGGCATCACCCTGGAGCTGGGCGACAAGGGCCCGCACTTCCCGGAGCCCGTGCGCTCGGCGGCGGACATCGACAAGCTGGGCATCCCGGACCCCGTGGAGGGCACGGGCTTCGTCGCGGAGGCCATCCGCCGCACGCGCAAGGCGCTCAATGATTCGGTGCCTGTCATCGGCTTCGCGGGCGCGCCCTTCACGCTGGCCGCGTACATGGTGGAGGGCGGCGGCTCCAAGAGCTACATCCTCATCAAGCGCCTGATGTTCGAGCAGCCCGCGCTGGCGCACCGCCTGTTCTCCAAGCTCACCGACACCCTCATCCCGTACCTCAAGATGCAGGTAGCCGCGGGCGCGAGCATCGTCCAGATTTTCGACTCGTGGGGCGGCGAGCTGTCGCCGTGGGACTACGAGCGCTTCTGCATTCCCTACCTCACGCGCATGGTGTCCGAGCTGAAGGCCACGGGCGTGCCCGTCATCGTCTTCGGCGTGGGCATGTCCACGCACCTGCCGCTGCTCAAGCGCACGGGCGCGGACGTGGTGGGGCTGGATTGGACCCTGCCCATGGACGAGGGCCGGCGCGTGCTGGGGCCGGACGTGGCGGTGCAGGGCAATCTGGACCCGCTGCACCTGTTCCTCCCGCGCGAGGAACTGGACGGTCGCATCAAGGACATCCTCCTGCGTGCGGGGCCCGTGGGGCACATCTTCAACCTGGGCCACGGCATCCTCCCGCCCACGGACCCCGAGGCCGCGAAGTTCGCCGTCGAGGCCGTGCACCGTCACGGCGCCGCGCTCCGTCAGGGCACGTTGACGCCGTAG
- a CDS encoding ChbG/HpnK family deacetylase: protein MASRPTRLVVNADDLGLHASLDAGILKAHREGIVTSATLLAMGPTAREAAARAREQGLAVGLHLALSTRLAPAAPAHAVPTVAPEGRLRGSWADFAKAWLTGKVRREEVAQELDAQLQRARELGVAVDHLDGHQHLHLLPGIRPLVESMAAREHLPLRWPDALPRLGWLRTPGPALKTTLLTVLARTAPRAPTGVRRVSAGGVFEAGKLDESALLSALDALPSGDFELGCHPGEGTPHVPEDPAWTYGWQAELDALTSPRVRARLQARGIQLHSYATLASAT, encoded by the coding sequence GTGGCCTCACGCCCCACGCGCCTGGTGGTCAATGCGGATGATCTGGGGCTGCACGCGTCACTGGACGCGGGCATCCTCAAGGCCCACCGCGAGGGAATCGTCACCAGCGCCACGCTGCTCGCCATGGGCCCCACCGCGCGCGAGGCCGCGGCTCGCGCGCGCGAGCAAGGTCTCGCGGTGGGGCTGCACCTCGCGCTGTCCACCCGGCTTGCTCCCGCCGCGCCCGCGCACGCCGTCCCCACGGTGGCGCCGGAGGGCCGGCTGCGAGGAAGTTGGGCGGACTTCGCGAAGGCCTGGCTGACGGGCAAGGTGCGGCGCGAGGAAGTGGCCCAGGAGCTCGACGCGCAGCTTCAGCGCGCGCGCGAGCTGGGCGTGGCGGTGGACCACCTGGATGGACACCAGCACCTGCACCTGCTGCCGGGCATCCGTCCCCTGGTGGAGTCCATGGCCGCGCGGGAGCACCTGCCCTTGCGCTGGCCGGACGCCCTGCCCCGCCTGGGTTGGCTGCGCACACCCGGGCCCGCGCTGAAGACGACGCTCCTCACAGTGCTCGCGCGCACCGCGCCTCGTGCGCCCACCGGCGTTCGGCGTGTGAGCGCGGGCGGCGTGTTCGAGGCGGGGAAGCTCGACGAGTCCGCACTCCTGTCCGCGCTGGACGCCCTGCCCTCGGGAGACTTCGAGCTGGGCTGCCACCCGGGTGAAGGCACGCCGCACGTCCCGGAGGACCCGGCGTGGACCTACGGCTGGCAGGCGGAGCTGGACGCGCTCACCAGCCCTCGCGTGAGGGCCCGGCTTCAAGCCCGCGGCATCCAGCTGCACTCCTACGCGACGCTCGCCTCCGCCACGTAG
- a CDS encoding alpha-amylase family glycosyl hydrolase, whose protein sequence is MVLRQRWALAWLLLLAAGCLKRQGPPVLAPEGTVVAVAYIRDDARRGAVSEVPEGVRQRVVDALGKRNLQVREVPYAQYAAEFAKVTDTQRRFAMLKAQAPDAPLLLLVETRVSFFGQVGGRFSWDVYVKTTANRSTSTLEPTSEMNDYGAALQFDQQREDDAQLEVARQISGQAAALFDSFLASPMLVPATDGGPGLVPGLDAPAGEGIEPGKSTPTEPPPPSTPAPEPYQGQWSPPPGDAIYFVMVDRFSNGNPRNDGAVDAKDPQAFHGGDLQGVIDRLDGLKALGVRTVWLSPVFQMRTEKFYGYGAFHGYWVEDLGRVEPRFGDEALLAQLSEELRRRDMRLVLDMVLNHVGPETRLTREKPEWFHGLGPIEHWEDSRELVMHDVHGLPDLAVEKEEVYAHLLTQSLKWVDAVKPAGFRLDAVKHLPLDFWARYNDDVRAHAGKDFLLLGELLDGDPVLLARVMKEGHFGAMFDFPLAFALVDVFCRGRSPSHLGATLFNDRLHPSPDSLVTMLDNHDLPRVMSECGGDVEKVRRALAVQLTARGVPALTYGIEEGLSGAKEPENRGDMRFTPGHPLREWIGRLLELRRGSEALQRGETLVLAAREDLFAYVRVSSDEAVVIGINSGASPREVALPEALAGSLASEMTPGAVPGPRRSLRGLVVPAHHVTLMHLKAEVPGGYAALVKQARTRWRGEGERRTVVLETDDASLRVVGGGPELGGWKPERSLRPREGAITLSLPVGGVFEYKLVRDTGPGKFSWEGGANRLLHVPEGTGPLRQKVAWEQRPSEEPPSFSRP, encoded by the coding sequence ATGGTTTTGAGACAGCGATGGGCGCTCGCGTGGTTGCTGCTGCTGGCGGCGGGCTGCCTCAAGCGGCAGGGGCCTCCGGTGCTCGCGCCCGAAGGCACGGTGGTGGCCGTGGCCTACATCCGGGACGACGCGCGGCGAGGCGCCGTGTCCGAGGTCCCCGAGGGTGTCCGCCAACGGGTCGTGGACGCGCTGGGCAAGCGCAACCTCCAGGTCCGTGAAGTGCCCTATGCGCAATACGCGGCCGAGTTCGCGAAGGTGACGGACACGCAGCGCCGCTTCGCGATGCTCAAGGCCCAGGCGCCCGACGCGCCGCTGCTCCTGCTGGTGGAGACGCGGGTGTCGTTCTTCGGTCAGGTGGGCGGGCGCTTCTCCTGGGACGTGTACGTGAAGACGACGGCGAACCGGTCCACGTCCACGCTGGAGCCCACCAGCGAGATGAACGACTACGGCGCCGCGCTCCAGTTCGACCAGCAGCGAGAGGACGACGCGCAGCTGGAGGTCGCCCGCCAGATTTCAGGGCAGGCCGCGGCGCTGTTCGATTCGTTCCTCGCCTCGCCCATGCTGGTGCCGGCGACGGACGGTGGACCGGGGCTCGTGCCTGGTCTGGACGCACCCGCTGGAGAAGGAATCGAGCCGGGCAAGAGCACCCCGACGGAGCCGCCACCGCCCTCCACGCCCGCGCCCGAGCCCTATCAGGGGCAGTGGAGTCCTCCTCCGGGCGACGCCATCTACTTCGTGATGGTGGACCGCTTCTCCAACGGCAACCCCCGCAATGACGGCGCGGTGGATGCGAAGGACCCGCAGGCCTTTCACGGGGGAGACCTGCAAGGGGTCATCGACCGGCTGGATGGCTTGAAGGCGCTGGGCGTCCGCACGGTGTGGCTGTCGCCCGTCTTCCAGATGCGCACCGAGAAGTTCTACGGCTATGGCGCCTTCCACGGGTACTGGGTGGAGGACCTGGGCCGGGTGGAGCCTCGCTTCGGTGATGAGGCCCTGCTCGCGCAATTATCGGAAGAGCTGCGCCGGCGCGACATGCGGCTGGTGTTGGACATGGTGCTCAACCACGTGGGCCCCGAGACGCGCCTCACGCGCGAGAAGCCCGAGTGGTTCCATGGCTTGGGTCCCATCGAGCACTGGGAGGACTCGCGCGAACTGGTGATGCACGACGTGCACGGGCTACCGGACCTCGCGGTGGAGAAGGAGGAGGTCTACGCGCACCTGCTCACGCAGTCGCTCAAGTGGGTAGACGCGGTGAAGCCCGCGGGCTTCCGGCTGGATGCCGTCAAGCACCTGCCCCTGGACTTCTGGGCCCGCTACAACGACGACGTGCGAGCCCACGCGGGGAAGGACTTCCTGCTCCTGGGCGAACTGCTGGATGGAGACCCGGTGCTGCTCGCGCGGGTGATGAAGGAGGGCCACTTCGGCGCGATGTTCGACTTCCCCCTGGCCTTCGCGCTGGTGGACGTCTTCTGCCGGGGGCGCTCGCCGTCACATCTGGGGGCCACGCTCTTCAACGACAGGCTCCATCCTTCGCCCGACTCGCTGGTGACGATGTTGGACAATCACGACCTGCCCCGCGTCATGAGCGAGTGTGGCGGGGACGTGGAGAAGGTGCGCCGGGCGCTCGCCGTGCAACTCACCGCGCGTGGAGTCCCCGCGCTCACCTATGGCATCGAGGAAGGGCTCAGCGGCGCGAAGGAGCCCGAGAACCGGGGCGACATGCGCTTCACGCCAGGCCATCCGCTGCGCGAATGGATTGGCCGGTTGCTGGAGCTGCGGCGGGGCAGTGAGGCCCTCCAGCGTGGCGAGACGTTGGTGCTCGCCGCGCGGGAGGACCTCTTCGCCTACGTGCGTGTGTCCTCGGACGAGGCCGTGGTGATTGGCATCAACTCGGGTGCATCGCCTCGCGAAGTGGCGCTGCCCGAGGCGCTGGCGGGCTCCCTCGCCTCCGAGATGACCCCGGGCGCGGTGCCTGGTCCCAGGCGCTCTCTTCGCGGCCTCGTGGTCCCCGCCCATCACGTCACGTTGATGCACCTGAAAGCGGAGGTTCCGGGCGGGTACGCGGCGCTGGTGAAGCAGGCTCGGACGCGGTGGCGAGGGGAGGGTGAGCGACGCACGGTGGTACTCGAGACGGACGATGCGTCCCTGCGCGTGGTGGGGGGCGGGCCGGAGCTGGGGGGGTGGAAGCCCGAGCGCTCGCTCCGCCCACGAGAGGGCGCCATCACGCTCTCGCTGCCCGTGGGGGGCGTCTTCGAGTACAAGCTCGTCCGGGACACCGGCCCAGGAAAGTTCTCCTGGGAGGGCGGCGCCAACCGCCTCTTGCATGTCCCCGAGGGCACCGGGCCCCTGCGCCAGAAGGTGGCGTGGGAGCAGCGCCCCTCGGAGGAACCCCCTTCTTTCAGCCGCCCCTGA
- the fadJ gene encoding fatty acid oxidation complex subunit alpha FadJ — MAIKLEELEAKQGFSLQVEDGVAVITFDLPDSAVNTLSPEVATAFTRLLDEVEREPSVKSVVFLSGKKDSFVAGAKLDLFQEVKTAEEAAAISRQGQESFDRLEAFPKPIIAAIHGACLGGGLEWALACRYRIATDSPKTTLGLPEVQLGVIPGAGGTQRLPALIGAQAALDLILAGKSVKPSKARKLGIVDEVVPVPILRAVALQRARELAEGTLKPERARGQGGKAGGQKGLAGFFQGLASKELWAEVALEDNPLGRKLLFDQARKQLLKKTRGKYPAPEKALQVIRVGLESGRKAGLEAEARAFGELVTSDVSKRLVEIFFATTALKKENGTADPSVKPREVKKVGVLGGGLMGGGIAYVAGVLQGAQVRVKDKDDAGVGRAMKQVQGILDERVRRRSLTWREAAAKQAHITAGTDYSGFKSADLVIEAVFEDLKLKHRLLAEVEAVTRPDAIFASNTSSIPITELAKGSQRPSQVIGMHYFSPVHKMPLLEVITHAGTADWVTATCVEVGRKQGKTVIVVNDGPGFYTSRILAPYMNEAAYLLAEGADISALDKALVEFGFPVGPMTLLDEVGIDVAHKVGPIMEAAFGKRMAAPKSLDAVVAEGRMGRKSQKGFYLYENGKKKEVDPSVYALLPHGKERKRFDAAEMAERLVLQMVNEAIRCLGEGILRSARDGDVGAIFGLGFPPFLGGPFHFADGVGAAELLRKLEHYQDKLGERFTPAPLLVEHVKSGQTFYPR; from the coding sequence ATGGCCATCAAGCTTGAAGAGCTCGAGGCGAAGCAGGGCTTCTCCCTCCAGGTGGAGGACGGTGTCGCCGTCATCACCTTCGACCTGCCGGACTCGGCCGTGAACACGCTGTCCCCGGAGGTCGCCACCGCCTTCACGCGCCTCTTGGATGAAGTCGAGCGCGAGCCCTCGGTGAAGTCCGTGGTCTTCCTCTCCGGCAAGAAGGACTCCTTCGTGGCCGGGGCGAAGCTGGACCTCTTCCAGGAGGTCAAGACGGCGGAGGAGGCGGCCGCCATCAGCCGGCAAGGGCAGGAGAGCTTCGACCGGCTGGAGGCCTTCCCCAAGCCCATCATCGCGGCCATCCATGGCGCGTGCCTGGGCGGCGGGCTGGAGTGGGCGCTGGCGTGCCGCTATCGCATCGCCACGGACAGCCCCAAGACGACGCTGGGACTGCCCGAGGTGCAGCTGGGCGTGATTCCGGGTGCCGGTGGCACGCAGCGGCTGCCCGCGCTCATTGGCGCGCAGGCGGCGCTGGACCTCATCCTCGCGGGCAAGAGCGTCAAGCCGTCCAAGGCGCGCAAGCTGGGCATCGTCGACGAGGTGGTGCCCGTGCCAATCCTTCGCGCCGTGGCGCTCCAGCGCGCACGGGAGCTGGCGGAGGGCACGCTCAAGCCCGAGCGGGCCCGGGGACAGGGGGGCAAGGCCGGAGGGCAGAAGGGGCTCGCGGGCTTCTTCCAGGGACTTGCGAGCAAGGAGCTGTGGGCGGAGGTGGCGCTGGAGGACAACCCGCTGGGCCGCAAGCTCCTCTTCGACCAGGCGCGCAAGCAGCTCTTGAAGAAGACGCGCGGCAAGTACCCCGCGCCGGAGAAGGCCCTCCAGGTGATTCGCGTGGGGCTCGAGTCCGGGCGCAAGGCGGGCCTGGAGGCGGAGGCGCGCGCGTTCGGCGAACTGGTGACGTCGGACGTGTCCAAGCGGCTGGTGGAGATCTTCTTCGCCACCACGGCGCTGAAGAAGGAGAACGGCACGGCGGACCCCAGCGTGAAGCCGCGCGAGGTGAAGAAGGTGGGCGTGCTGGGCGGCGGGCTGATGGGCGGCGGCATCGCCTACGTGGCCGGGGTGCTCCAGGGCGCGCAGGTGCGGGTGAAGGACAAGGACGATGCGGGTGTCGGCCGCGCGATGAAGCAGGTGCAGGGCATCCTGGATGAGCGGGTGCGCCGGCGCTCACTCACGTGGCGCGAGGCCGCCGCGAAGCAGGCGCACATCACCGCGGGCACGGACTACAGCGGCTTCAAGTCCGCGGACCTGGTCATCGAGGCGGTGTTCGAGGACCTCAAGCTCAAGCACCGGCTCCTCGCGGAGGTGGAGGCCGTCACCCGGCCCGACGCCATCTTCGCGTCCAACACCTCCAGCATCCCGATTACCGAGCTGGCCAAGGGCAGTCAGCGGCCCTCGCAGGTCATCGGCATGCATTACTTCAGCCCGGTCCACAAGATGCCGCTGCTGGAGGTCATCACCCATGCGGGCACCGCGGACTGGGTGACGGCCACGTGTGTGGAGGTGGGGCGCAAGCAGGGCAAGACGGTCATCGTGGTGAACGACGGCCCGGGCTTCTACACCTCGCGCATCCTCGCGCCGTACATGAACGAGGCCGCGTATCTGCTGGCCGAGGGCGCGGACATCTCCGCGCTGGACAAGGCGCTGGTGGAGTTCGGCTTCCCGGTGGGGCCCATGACGCTGCTCGACGAGGTGGGCATCGACGTGGCCCACAAGGTGGGGCCGATCATGGAGGCCGCGTTCGGCAAGCGCATGGCGGCGCCCAAGTCGCTGGACGCGGTGGTCGCCGAGGGTCGGATGGGGCGCAAGAGCCAGAAGGGCTTCTACCTCTACGAGAACGGCAAGAAGAAGGAGGTGGACCCGTCCGTCTACGCGCTGCTTCCGCACGGCAAGGAGCGCAAGCGCTTCGATGCGGCGGAGATGGCGGAGCGGTTGGTGTTGCAGATGGTGAACGAGGCCATCCGCTGCCTGGGTGAAGGCATCCTGCGCAGCGCGAGGGATGGCGACGTGGGCGCCATCTTCGGCCTGGGCTTCCCGCCGTTCCTGGGGGGCCCGTTCCACTTCGCCGACGGCGTGGGCGCCGCGGAGCTCCTGCGCAAGCTGGAGCACTACCAGGACAAGCTGGGCGAGCGCTTCACGCCCGCGCCGCTGCTGGTGGAGCACGTGAAGTCGGGCCAGACGTTCTACCCCCGCTGA
- a CDS encoding mannosyltransferase family protein: protein MARSASRTITLVVVVAVVLCSTLAAIGARRIFHKNPQNPIVRIDEYVTMGWVAWDSSWYMRIVTEGYQYTPGQQSSVAFFPLYPLLIRAVETLGPNVYQAGVLITLLCGPLALILFTKWAKVLTDEDTALKAGLLMATYPFAMYLYGAMYSDALFILLVISAFLLLEKGHLAPAVLVAAVATAARPVAPAVVLGLLVRRLEWKHARGEKWTLMDLLPVLSGLGFGCYMLYLWHQFGDPFAFVKVQGAPGWDQQPGWHTWLKARWFERVVVDPSNTREAVRLVIHAFFTFLALALVWPTRKRLGWGYAVYVLAIVGLPAWSTKDFMGMGRYLLSSFPVFLTAALMLKERPKLLRGVVAFGAASVLFLSWAFGADHYIS from the coding sequence ATGGCTCGCTCCGCGTCCCGCACCATCACCCTCGTCGTGGTCGTCGCCGTCGTGCTCTGCAGCACGCTTGCGGCCATTGGCGCCCGGCGCATCTTCCACAAGAACCCGCAGAACCCCATCGTCCGCATCGACGAGTACGTCACCATGGGCTGGGTGGCGTGGGATTCCAGCTGGTACATGCGTATCGTGACGGAGGGCTATCAGTACACGCCGGGGCAGCAGAGCTCGGTGGCGTTCTTCCCGCTCTATCCGCTGCTCATCCGCGCGGTGGAGACGCTGGGGCCCAATGTCTATCAAGCAGGGGTGCTCATCACGCTGCTGTGCGGGCCGCTCGCGCTCATCCTGTTCACGAAGTGGGCGAAGGTGTTGACCGACGAGGACACCGCGCTCAAGGCCGGGCTGTTGATGGCCACCTATCCGTTCGCGATGTACCTCTACGGCGCCATGTATTCGGACGCGCTGTTCATCCTGTTGGTGATTTCAGCGTTCCTGCTGCTGGAGAAGGGACACCTGGCCCCGGCCGTGTTGGTGGCGGCGGTGGCCACGGCGGCGCGCCCGGTGGCGCCCGCGGTGGTGCTGGGGCTGCTGGTCCGCCGGCTGGAGTGGAAGCACGCGCGGGGCGAGAAGTGGACCCTGATGGACCTGTTGCCCGTGCTCTCCGGGCTGGGGTTCGGTTGCTACATGCTCTACCTGTGGCACCAGTTCGGTGACCCCTTCGCCTTCGTGAAGGTGCAGGGCGCCCCGGGGTGGGACCAGCAGCCGGGCTGGCACACGTGGCTCAAGGCGCGGTGGTTCGAGCGCGTGGTGGTGGACCCGTCGAACACGCGCGAGGCGGTCCGGCTGGTGATTCACGCGTTCTTCACCTTCCTGGCGCTGGCGCTGGTGTGGCCCACCCGCAAGCGCCTGGGGTGGGGCTATGCGGTCTACGTGCTGGCCATCGTCGGCTTGCCCGCGTGGTCCACGAAGGACTTCATGGGCATGGGGCGCTACCTGCTGTCCTCGTTCCCCGTCTTCCTCACCGCGGCCTTGATGCTGAAGGAGCGTCCCAAGCTGCTTCGAGGCGTGGTGGCGTTCGGCGCGGCGTCGGTGCTCTTCCTGTCCTGGGCCTTTGGCGCGGACCACTACATCTCATGA
- the fadI gene encoding acetyl-CoA C-acyltransferase FadI, translated as MASEKRSGPRRVAIVRGLRTPFVKAGTVFSGLTALDLGRMVVQELVQRADLDPAVIDQVVFGQVIPTLTGPSIAREVVIAAGLPMRVEAATVTRACATSIQAMTTAANAIAVGEVDVAIAGGTEAMSDPPVFTSRPLAHALAAASKGRTLTEKLKPFQRLKAQDLVPVPPAIAEYSTGLSMGESAEKMAKENGISREEQDRIALASHRNAAAAWKAGRFDDEVMHVSVPPKYEQTATRDNIVREDSSLEALGKLKPVFDRKYGTVTAGNASPLTDGAAALLLMSEERARALGYEPLGYLRSHAYAATDPGDQLLQGPVYAVPTALKRAGLKLADIDLVEMHEAFAAQVASNLQALASKSFAKKAGWSEPVGEVDRERLNVTGGSIAIGHPFGATGARIVTQALNELKRRNKNTVMCTVCAAGGLGAVVVLERA; from the coding sequence ATGGCAAGCGAGAAGCGCAGCGGCCCCCGTCGGGTGGCCATCGTCCGCGGCCTGCGGACCCCGTTCGTCAAGGCGGGGACCGTCTTCTCCGGGCTCACCGCGCTGGACCTGGGACGCATGGTGGTCCAGGAGCTGGTGCAGCGCGCGGACCTGGACCCGGCCGTCATCGACCAGGTGGTGTTCGGGCAGGTGATTCCCACGCTGACGGGGCCGTCCATCGCGCGCGAGGTGGTCATCGCCGCGGGGCTGCCCATGCGCGTCGAGGCCGCGACGGTGACGCGCGCCTGCGCCACGTCCATCCAGGCGATGACGACGGCGGCCAACGCGATTGCAGTGGGCGAGGTGGACGTGGCCATCGCCGGGGGCACCGAGGCCATGTCGGACCCGCCGGTGTTCACCAGCCGGCCCCTGGCGCACGCGCTGGCGGCAGCCTCCAAGGGGCGCACGCTGACGGAGAAGCTCAAGCCCTTCCAGCGGCTCAAGGCGCAGGACCTGGTGCCGGTGCCGCCCGCCATCGCCGAGTACTCCACCGGCCTGTCGATGGGCGAGAGCGCGGAGAAGATGGCCAAGGAGAACGGCATCTCCCGCGAGGAGCAGGACCGCATCGCGCTGGCCTCGCACCGCAACGCGGCGGCCGCGTGGAAGGCAGGCCGCTTCGACGACGAGGTGATGCACGTGTCCGTCCCGCCGAAGTACGAGCAGACGGCCACCCGCGACAACATCGTCCGCGAGGACTCCAGCCTGGAGGCGCTGGGCAAGCTCAAGCCGGTGTTCGACCGCAAGTACGGCACCGTCACCGCGGGCAACGCGTCGCCGCTCACGGACGGCGCCGCGGCGCTGCTCTTGATGAGCGAGGAGCGCGCGCGGGCGCTGGGGTATGAGCCGCTGGGCTATCTGCGCTCGCACGCGTATGCGGCCACGGACCCGGGGGACCAACTGCTCCAGGGGCCCGTGTACGCGGTGCCCACGGCGCTCAAGCGCGCGGGGCTGAAGCTGGCGGACATCGACCTGGTGGAGATGCACGAGGCGTTCGCCGCGCAGGTGGCCAGCAACCTCCAGGCGCTCGCGTCCAAGTCCTTCGCGAAGAAGGCGGGCTGGAGCGAGCCCGTGGGCGAGGTGGACCGCGAGCGGCTCAACGTGACGGGCGGCTCCATCGCCATCGGCCATCCGTTTGGCGCCACGGGCGCGCGCATCGTCACGCAGGCCCTCAACGAGTTGAAGCGTCGGAACAAGAACACGGTGATGTGCACCGTCTGCGCCGCCGGGGGTCTGGGCGCCGTGGTGGTCCTGGAGCGTGCGTGA
- a CDS encoding class I SAM-dependent methyltransferase, whose product MTALLEQALALYAGLPAAERFHVHARASSAPLLSVVERMPGGTVADIGCGHGLLSALLALSDPGRTVHAVDPDPRKVEWARRSLGGLSQVKLAEGTVEDALAPRLPGACDAAVVCDVLYLLPEAKWPGFLRTVHGLLKPGGRFLLKEVEADGSWKHRKALAQEWVMVSLLGRTKASGGMVLKPRAEMEALLSEAGFAVREVVDLGRGYTTPHVLYVAEASVA is encoded by the coding sequence ATGACCGCGCTCCTGGAGCAGGCCCTCGCGCTGTACGCGGGACTCCCCGCCGCGGAGCGTTTCCACGTCCACGCGCGTGCGTCCTCGGCGCCCTTGCTCTCCGTCGTCGAGCGCATGCCCGGTGGCACCGTCGCGGACATCGGCTGTGGCCATGGCCTGCTCTCCGCGCTGTTGGCGCTGTCGGACCCGGGGCGCACGGTGCACGCCGTGGACCCGGACCCCCGCAAGGTGGAGTGGGCACGCAGGTCGCTTGGAGGACTGTCCCAGGTGAAGCTCGCCGAGGGGACGGTGGAGGACGCGCTTGCGCCCAGGCTTCCGGGCGCGTGTGACGCGGCGGTGGTGTGTGACGTGCTCTACCTCTTGCCCGAGGCGAAGTGGCCCGGGTTCCTGCGCACGGTGCATGGGCTGCTCAAGCCCGGCGGGCGCTTCCTGTTGAAGGAAGTGGAGGCAGACGGCTCCTGGAAGCACCGCAAGGCGCTGGCGCAGGAGTGGGTGATGGTGTCGCTCTTGGGGCGCACGAAGGCGAGCGGCGGCATGGTGCTCAAGCCTCGCGCGGAGATGGAGGCCCTGCTGTCCGAGGCGGGCTTCGCCGTGCGCGAGGTGGTGGACCTGGGGCGCGGCTACACCACGCCCCACGTGCTCTACGTGGCGGAGGCGAGCGTCGCGTAG
- a CDS encoding glycosyltransferase family 2 protein, which yields MAKYPSISLFLPAWNEEDYVERAVSRALEVLPQLTDDFEIIVVNDASTDRTQEIAEAMAQRIPQLRVITHPVNLKLGGAMRTGLSASTKDIIVYSDIDLPWDLRELERALHLLEYLEGDMICAFRFDRTSEGSKRIVYSFVYNLLIRALFDVQIKDINFSFKVMHRRVLESMELKSQGSFIDAELVVKAIRKGFRVFQMGVDYFPRTRGVSTLASPSVIVKMVKELVKLYPETRTPSAPTQPVRLPPSVQPLHAVAQGGRAARG from the coding sequence GTGGCCAAGTACCCCAGCATCAGCCTCTTTCTGCCTGCGTGGAATGAGGAAGACTACGTTGAGCGCGCAGTGAGCCGAGCCCTGGAAGTGCTGCCCCAGCTCACGGACGACTTTGAAATCATTGTCGTCAACGACGCGTCCACGGACCGCACGCAAGAAATCGCGGAGGCCATGGCCCAGCGGATTCCCCAGCTGCGAGTCATCACCCATCCGGTGAATCTGAAGCTGGGGGGCGCCATGCGCACGGGGCTCTCCGCGTCGACGAAGGACATCATCGTCTACTCGGACATCGACCTGCCGTGGGACTTGCGGGAGCTGGAGCGGGCGCTGCACCTGCTGGAGTACCTGGAGGGCGACATGATTTGCGCCTTCCGGTTCGACCGCACGAGCGAGGGCTCCAAGCGAATCGTCTATTCGTTTGTCTATAACCTGCTCATCCGCGCGCTCTTCGATGTGCAGATCAAGGACATCAACTTCAGCTTCAAGGTGATGCACCGCCGCGTGCTCGAGTCGATGGAGCTCAAGAGCCAGGGCTCGTTCATCGACGCGGAGCTGGTGGTGAAGGCCATCCGCAAGGGCTTCCGCGTGTTCCAGATGGGCGTGGACTATTTCCCGCGCACGCGCGGCGTCTCCACGCTGGCCTCGCCTTCCGTCATCGTGAAGATGGTGAAGGAGCTGGTGAAGCTGTACCCGGAGACGCGGACGCCGTCGGCGCCCACGCAGCCGGTGCGCCTGCCTCCATCGGTGCAGCCGCTGCACGCGGTGGCGCAGGGCGGCCGGGCGGCGCGGGGCTGA